Proteins encoded in a region of the Salminus brasiliensis chromosome 2, fSalBra1.hap2, whole genome shotgun sequence genome:
- the fam3c gene encoding protein FAM3C, with protein MMRTGGILKLTALVSVFVLALFLAFELLDINLNFKLANMFERSAPVEDSPTRQTRYKCGLSKPCPEDHFSFKMASGAASVVGPKICLEDNIVMSGVKNNVGRGINIALVNGKTGEVIKTEFFDMWAGDVNTLIQFLKTIEDGTVVMMATFDDSATKLNDEAKKLIEDLGSSQINSLGFRDNWIFVGGRGIKTKSPFEQYIKNNAESNKYEGWPEVLEMEGCIPRRQD; from the exons ATGATGAGGACAGGAG GGATCCTGAAGTTGACAGCTTTGGTTTCTGTCTTCGTCCTGGCTCTGTTCTTGGCCTTTGAGCTCCTGGATATTAACCTGAACTTCAAATTGGCTAATATGTTTG AAAGATCTGCACCAGTGGAGGATAGCC CTACAAGGCAAACACGGTACAAATGTGGCCTGTCGAAGCCCTGTCCTGAAGACCATTTCTCCTTCAAAATGGCCAGCGGAGCTGCCAGTGTAGTTGGCCCCAAAATCTGCCTAGAAGACAATAT AGTGATGAGTGGGGTTAAGAACAACGTAGGAAGGGGCATAAACATCGCACTAGTCAATG GAAAGACTGGCGAGGTCATCAAGACGGAGTTCTTTGACATGTGGGCGGGTG ATGTCAACACACTTATCCAATTTTTGAAGACCATTGAGGATGGAACAGTTGTCATGATGGCCACGTTTGATGACTCTGCTACAAA GCTTAACGATGAGGCAAAGAAACTAATAGAAGACTTGGGCAGTTCACAAATCAACTCACTGGGCTTTAGAGACAACTGGATCTTCGTTGGAGGAAGGGGCATCAAAACAAAGAGTCCTTTTGAGCAG TACATCAAGAACAATGCAGAATCTAACAAGTATGAAGGATGGCCAGAAGTTCTGGAAATGGAGGGGTGTATTCCTCGAAGACAAGACTGA